One Nitrospinota bacterium DNA segment encodes these proteins:
- a CDS encoding DUF4911 domain-containing protein, translating into MKMESKTPAVASRRIIVKVERALMSDLHSLVEEVDHLAIVRTLDPDLGIVELIATEDTYADALKLCTYFVESLNAEILSRG; encoded by the coding sequence ATGAAGATGGAATCGAAAACGCCTGCTGTTGCTTCAAGACGAATAATCGTGAAGGTCGAAAGGGCGCTGATGTCGGACCTCCACTCGCTTGTGGAGGAGGTGGACCATCTGGCGATAGTGCGAACGCTAGACCCCGATCTTGGAATAGTGGAGCTTATCGCCACGGAGGATACATATGCCGACGCTCTGAAGCTCTGCACGTACTTCGTCGAGAGCCTGAACGCCGAGATACTCAGCCGGGGGTAG
- a CDS encoding septal ring lytic transglycosylase RlpA family protein, producing the protein MLIRKGNSFTAIAIFLSAVLWQLSCAGDPRIAKRSKGAFRPNYEYSVTNPKNLSNGPVDAIPSPVTGAVKVSTPYEVNGVTYYPLASADGYVEEGVASWYGPNFHAKKSANGEIYDQMERTCAHLTLPFNVMVKVENLENGKSTTVRVNDRGPFAKDRIIDLSNQAAIDIDMVGKGTAKVRLTALTGGNNNGTTQNSGRRYSGKMMRRSPSAPAVRNSGSDGRGARSGEYYIQAGSYSRKQNAERITEKIPAKYRSLTTVDERETSIGTLHRVVIGPFPDRGEAAKAARDIKMSARTSAIITNEP; encoded by the coding sequence ATGTTAATCCGAAAGGGCAACAGCTTTACCGCCATCGCGATATTTCTGTCTGCCGTCCTCTGGCAACTCTCATGCGCAGGGGATCCACGCATCGCCAAACGCTCCAAAGGTGCGTTCAGGCCGAATTACGAATACTCCGTTACGAATCCGAAAAACCTCTCCAACGGCCCGGTCGACGCCATCCCCTCCCCGGTAACCGGCGCCGTGAAGGTAAGCACACCGTACGAGGTGAACGGCGTAACCTATTACCCGCTGGCAAGCGCGGACGGATATGTCGAGGAGGGGGTCGCTTCATGGTACGGTCCGAATTTCCACGCGAAGAAATCGGCCAACGGAGAGATATACGACCAGATGGAGAGGACATGCGCGCATCTCACCCTCCCGTTCAACGTGATGGTGAAGGTGGAGAATCTCGAGAACGGCAAATCGACCACTGTGCGCGTGAACGACCGAGGGCCGTTCGCGAAGGACAGGATAATAGACCTGAGCAACCAGGCGGCGATAGATATAGATATGGTCGGCAAAGGCACGGCAAAGGTGAGGCTCACCGCCCTGACAGGGGGGAACAACAACGGCACTACCCAAAACAGCGGACGACGCTATTCAGGAAAGATGATGAGACGTTCCCCCTCCGCGCCGGCGGTACGCAATTCCGGATCGGATGGAAGGGGTGCAAGAAGCGGAGAGTACTACATACAGGCAGGCTCCTACTCCCGAAAGCAAAACGCAGAGAGGATCACGGAGAAAATTCCGGCAAAATACCGATCGCTTACAACCGTGGATGAGCGGGAGACAAGCATCGGCACGCTTCACCGGGTGGTTATCGGCCCGTTCCCCGACAGGGGGGAGGCGGCAAAGGCGGCGCGCGACATCAAGATGTCGGCCCGCACCAGCGCGATAATCACAAACGAACCCTGA